A single genomic interval of Flammeovirga agarivorans harbors:
- a CDS encoding endo-1,4-beta-xylanase produces the protein MKTYSCVLLLSVLYGLFSCTNQTSSSSKTPLTLKEAYKDKFLIGTALNTDHTNGSEKSTSLLIEEQFNTIVAENCMKPEEVHPSENIYDFRKADQFVEYGEKHNMFIVGHTLIWHSQVPDWFFENEDGTTCSRERLIERMREHIYTVVGRYKGRIHAWDVVNEAIDDLEGLRKSKWYQIIGEDYIELAFQFAHEADPNAELYYNDYSLILSHRREEAVKLIKKLQEKEIKVDGIGMQAHYGLDYVKIPDFERSITEFSALNIKVMLTELDISVLPFPTEKISAEISQKYEMLPEYNPYTDTLPDSIQQQLAQNYVDLFKVLLKYEDKVSRITFWGVNDEHSWRNDWPIEGRTDHPLLFDRNNQPKEAYYSIIELGEAANNTKKQVL, from the coding sequence ATGAAAACTTATAGTTGTGTACTTTTATTATCAGTACTTTACGGGTTATTCAGTTGTACAAATCAAACATCTTCTTCTTCAAAAACACCACTTACCCTCAAAGAGGCTTATAAGGATAAATTTCTTATAGGTACTGCTTTAAATACGGACCATACCAATGGTTCAGAAAAATCAACATCTTTATTAATAGAAGAACAATTTAACACCATTGTTGCCGAAAATTGTATGAAACCTGAGGAGGTACATCCTTCAGAAAATATTTACGATTTTAGGAAAGCAGATCAGTTTGTAGAATACGGTGAGAAACACAATATGTTTATCGTGGGGCATACATTAATATGGCATTCTCAGGTACCAGATTGGTTTTTTGAAAATGAAGATGGAACAACATGTTCAAGAGAACGCTTGATAGAGCGTATGCGAGAGCATATTTATACAGTAGTAGGTCGTTATAAAGGACGAATCCATGCTTGGGATGTTGTTAATGAGGCCATTGATGATTTAGAAGGCTTAAGAAAAAGTAAATGGTATCAAATTATAGGAGAAGATTATATAGAACTTGCCTTCCAATTTGCCCACGAAGCAGACCCCAATGCCGAGTTATATTACAATGACTATTCATTGATATTATCACATAGAAGAGAGGAGGCGGTCAAACTTATCAAAAAATTACAAGAAAAAGAGATTAAAGTTGATGGTATCGGAATGCAAGCACATTATGGTTTAGATTATGTGAAAATTCCTGATTTTGAGAGAAGTATTACCGAATTTTCAGCACTAAATATAAAGGTAATGCTAACAGAATTAGACATTTCTGTCTTACCATTTCCTACAGAAAAAATTTCAGCAGAAATATCTCAGAAGTATGAAATGTTACCAGAGTATAATCCTTATACTGATACACTTCCAGATAGTATACAGCAACAGTTAGCACAAAACTATGTTGATCTTTTTAAGGTGTTATTGAAATATGAAGATAAAGTAAGTCGGATAACATTTTGGGGCGTAAATGATGAACATTCTTGGAGAAACGATTGGCCAATAGAAGGAAGAACGGATCATCCTTTATTGTTTGATCGAAACAATCAGCCTAAAGAAGCTTATTATTCAATTATTGAATTAGGCGAAGCGGCAAACAATACAAAAAAACAGGTACTATAA
- a CDS encoding hybrid sensor histidine kinase/response regulator transcription factor: MNTDGRPITDINLDDEGFLWVGTFGNGIYKYDGLNYELFNNSFNDSSKLNDNFVRCSLIDRDKNLWVGTNKGISIYSKENNHFKSISVDDQRDVVTFEMIETKDQSLLLCTNSKGLYQKTLDNNIIYYPIETALEEYFKINSIATKNYSDYYLATNQGLFVFNDQNKTYKRLNLKEVEANVSIQKVHITPSGHLWIGTVEKGVYMVDLKNNTTRKYPITNARVMDFSESKWGIFAATENDGVFIFKEDGTYKHLEADAKKENALASNSVWSIHTVDQTIVLMGYYEFGLGLFDPNFYKFNQLTHDPYNKNSLGTSSVNSIVIGKNNVLWIGQDGGGITKYEKDNEKYTVINTLHHNLVKGLKSDAVQALFRDSKGQAWIATWGNGIYHLSKGNDHFTNLTKANSGLSSDRIIYFDEDTKGRIWIATFDRGVCYYDQSDNMVHYPNDGDFVSTSLSTKDVRKVLVDDKDNVWVASTEGLFFINTASVPFKVKRVLQGQLGGDNILSIYISNDNQLWIGTDGGGLYSYDLGSKKLTAFNGSDKINRRVICGIVEDNSGNIWVTSKNGIGVIQKWNNSIRYFSQKDGLVSENFNYNAVTFDSTSNTIYAGSIKGLNFINTSIIRPQECEAKIFLNSINIHQTNFQDDHHKVRKKISTGDKIILSQEENIFSIDFTGIDFPYSDKINFAYYLEGPEKTWNYVGANRSVTYTSLPKGDYVFHLKGMDNNGVWSEEKTLEIEVLPYWYQSNLAIGVYILLFLLGLYILNSLMKARVRILEEAKGERERRLHEEELTKAKLRFFTNISHEFRTPLTLILNPITDMLSGQYSTQQLKEKNISIYRNALRLKHLIDELMDFRKLNSKKISLKAQLVDPIEIIEESILFFEEEAESREINISIIKEYKKELKVYLDESMIEKIIFNLFSNAFKLMENEGEITIYLSIIGNYFRLSVEDTGPGISEENLDKVFDRFYQVDSVQDAYYGGTGVGLEVVKQFVDLHKGKISVESTLNVGTTFHLDFPIGEEHLSEDQKYQTESIVRKKYTLPVNDLKSKSQNETSSSSKKQSILLVEDNYELRSYLKEVLYLNYNIYEVNDGMAALDLLENKPIDIIISDVMMPKMNGFELCKNVKSNLKISHIPLILLTAKNDQEDKIKGIDLGADAYIQKPFDLELLQVTIKQLLKSRQILFDKFIGKFQENDFETENTTNVDKEFLKTITDYIYENISDSNLNVEQLSEVLHLSRSQLYRKIKALTGLTATVFIKRIRLEKAKQMILSGNSNISEVGYQTGFSSPSYFSKCYKEYFNILPTQEVKNIEV; the protein is encoded by the coding sequence TTGAATACAGATGGAAGGCCAATAACAGATATAAATTTAGACGATGAAGGCTTCCTGTGGGTTGGAACTTTTGGAAATGGAATTTATAAATACGACGGACTGAACTATGAGTTGTTCAATAATTCATTTAACGATTCCTCTAAGCTTAATGATAATTTTGTGAGATGCTCTCTAATTGATAGGGACAAAAACTTATGGGTTGGAACAAATAAAGGAATTAGTATTTACAGTAAGGAAAACAATCACTTTAAGTCCATTTCAGTGGATGATCAAAGAGATGTAGTGACTTTTGAGATGATTGAAACGAAAGATCAATCACTACTATTATGTACCAATTCTAAAGGTCTTTATCAGAAGACATTAGACAATAACATTATTTACTACCCAATAGAGACTGCATTAGAGGAATACTTTAAGATCAATTCAATTGCTACAAAAAATTATAGTGATTATTACTTAGCAACAAATCAAGGATTGTTTGTTTTTAATGATCAGAACAAAACGTATAAAAGGCTGAACCTAAAAGAGGTAGAAGCCAATGTAAGTATTCAAAAAGTACATATAACTCCATCCGGTCATCTTTGGATAGGCACGGTTGAAAAAGGAGTGTATATGGTTGATTTAAAGAATAATACTACCCGAAAATATCCTATTACAAATGCTAGAGTGATGGACTTTAGTGAAAGTAAATGGGGGATTTTTGCAGCAACAGAAAACGATGGGGTTTTTATCTTTAAAGAAGATGGAACCTATAAGCACCTGGAAGCTGATGCAAAAAAAGAAAATGCTTTAGCATCCAATTCTGTTTGGTCGATACATACTGTAGATCAGACTATTGTTCTGATGGGATATTACGAATTTGGGCTAGGCTTATTTGACCCTAATTTTTATAAGTTCAATCAATTAACACATGATCCGTACAATAAAAATTCTTTAGGAACGTCTTCTGTCAATAGTATCGTTATCGGTAAAAATAATGTCTTGTGGATAGGACAAGATGGAGGAGGTATAACGAAATATGAAAAGGATAATGAGAAGTATACGGTAATTAATACGTTACACCATAATCTAGTAAAAGGGTTAAAAAGTGATGCCGTTCAGGCACTATTTAGGGATAGTAAAGGACAAGCTTGGATAGCTACTTGGGGGAATGGCATTTATCATTTATCAAAAGGGAATGACCATTTTACTAACCTCACAAAGGCTAACTCAGGACTGTCTTCTGATAGGATTATTTATTTTGATGAAGATACAAAAGGTAGAATTTGGATTGCTACTTTCGATAGAGGAGTTTGTTATTACGATCAGTCAGATAACATGGTACACTATCCAAATGACGGGGACTTTGTATCGACAAGTTTATCCACAAAAGATGTGAGAAAAGTCCTTGTAGATGACAAGGATAATGTTTGGGTTGCATCAACAGAAGGTCTATTTTTTATCAATACGGCTAGTGTTCCTTTTAAAGTGAAAAGAGTATTACAAGGACAATTAGGAGGCGATAATATTCTGTCCATTTATATCAGTAATGACAACCAACTTTGGATTGGTACAGATGGCGGTGGACTGTATAGTTATGATTTGGGCTCTAAAAAATTAACTGCCTTTAATGGTAGTGATAAAATCAATAGGAGAGTAATTTGTGGCATCGTTGAAGATAATTCTGGTAATATATGGGTTACTAGTAAGAATGGAATAGGTGTTATTCAAAAATGGAACAATTCCATCAGATACTTTTCGCAGAAAGATGGTTTAGTTTCTGAAAACTTTAATTACAATGCTGTCACTTTCGATAGTACTTCCAATACAATTTATGCCGGTTCTATCAAGGGACTTAACTTTATCAATACTTCGATTATTAGGCCACAGGAATGTGAAGCAAAAATTTTCCTGAACTCTATCAATATACATCAAACCAACTTTCAAGATGATCATCATAAAGTAAGGAAGAAAATTAGTACAGGCGATAAGATTATCTTATCTCAAGAAGAGAATATCTTTTCTATTGATTTTACGGGTATTGACTTTCCTTATTCGGATAAAATCAATTTTGCTTATTATCTAGAAGGACCTGAGAAAACATGGAATTATGTAGGAGCAAACCGTAGTGTCACCTATACGTCCTTACCCAAAGGAGATTATGTTTTTCATTTAAAAGGAATGGATAATAATGGAGTTTGGTCTGAAGAAAAAACGTTAGAAATTGAAGTACTCCCTTATTGGTACCAATCAAATCTAGCGATTGGAGTTTACATCCTCTTATTTTTACTTGGGTTATATATTTTGAATAGCTTAATGAAAGCGAGAGTAAGAATATTGGAAGAAGCGAAAGGCGAAAGAGAAAGACGTTTACATGAAGAAGAACTTACAAAAGCTAAGCTTCGATTCTTTACCAACATATCTCATGAGTTTAGAACACCGCTGACTTTGATATTAAATCCCATCACTGATATGTTGTCAGGGCAATATTCGACTCAACAGTTAAAAGAGAAGAATATATCAATTTATCGTAATGCCTTAAGGTTGAAGCATTTGATTGATGAATTGATGGATTTTAGAAAATTGAACTCAAAGAAAATTAGTTTAAAAGCACAGTTAGTAGATCCAATCGAAATCATTGAAGAATCTATTTTATTCTTTGAAGAGGAAGCTGAAAGTAGAGAAATAAATATTTCTATTATCAAAGAATATAAGAAAGAACTGAAAGTATATCTTGACGAAAGTATGATTGAAAAAATCATCTTCAATCTATTTTCAAACGCTTTTAAGCTAATGGAGAATGAAGGAGAAATTACAATTTACCTATCTATCATTGGCAATTATTTCAGGTTATCTGTGGAAGATACAGGCCCTGGTATATCTGAAGAAAATTTAGATAAAGTATTTGATAGGTTTTATCAGGTAGATTCTGTTCAAGATGCCTATTATGGAGGTACTGGTGTAGGATTGGAAGTCGTTAAACAATTTGTAGATCTACATAAAGGGAAAATATCGGTAGAAAGTACTTTAAATGTTGGAACTACATTCCATTTAGATTTTCCTATTGGTGAGGAGCATTTATCTGAAGATCAGAAATACCAGACAGAGAGTATTGTAAGGAAAAAATACACACTTCCAGTAAATGATCTCAAATCTAAAAGTCAAAATGAGACATCGTCTTCTTCTAAAAAACAATCTATATTATTGGTAGAAGATAATTACGAATTGAGGTCGTATTTAAAGGAAGTACTATATCTGAATTATAATATTTATGAAGTCAATGATGGAATGGCTGCATTGGATTTATTAGAAAATAAACCAATTGATATAATTATCTCAGATGTCATGATGCCGAAAATGAATGGTTTTGAGCTTTGTAAAAATGTAAAGAGTAACTTAAAAATCAGTCATATTCCACTTATTCTTTTAACAGCGAAGAATGATCAAGAGGATAAAATAAAGGGGATCGATTTAGGAGCAGATGCATATATTCAAAAACCTTTCGATTTAGAATTGCTTCAGGTAACAATAAAACAGCTACTTAAATCAAGGCAGATTTTGTTTGATAAATTTATTGGAAAGTTTCAGGAAAATGATTTTGAAACTGAGAACACCACCAATGTAGACAAAGAGTTTTTGAAAACGATCACAGACTATATTTATGAGAATATCTCAGATTCCAATTTAAATGTTGAACAATTATCAGAGGTGTTACATCTGAGCAGAAGCCAATTGTACAGAAAAATCAAAGCATTGACGGGTTTAACGGCAACAGTATTTATAAAAAGAATACGATTGGAAAAAGCAAAACAGATGATTCTTTCTGGGAATTCCAATATCAGTGAAGTTGGGTATCAAACAGGTTTTTCATCTCCTTCTTATTTTTCAAAATGTTATAAAGAGTACTTCAATATCTTACCAACGCAAGAAGTAAAGAATATAGAGGTCTAA
- a CDS encoding SusC/RagA family TonB-linked outer membrane protein, which yields MNNYLLRVGVPHKVHLMLTLFCFLLFPKLLCAQDSRIIKGVVVDNNNSLPLPGVNVYIVGTTVGTITNFDGEYSLEVPSDKTELGFRYIGYIDQTVTIGNQKKIDISLSEDVMQLEEIVVVGYGTQERAKVTGAIATVDSETITSTPVYTADQALQGRATGVSVTNNGSPGSDPIVQIRGVMGTSGNNPLIVVDGIIVQGLGDLNPADIETMSVLKDASTTAIYGAQGANGVVVITTKKGKSGDIKIDIDGYRGVQMVQKQHEVMERDDYINYSRMWGNAAQGRLENEKYADISKYNTNWQDEIFQNGIIENYNVGLSGGGENTNYRISGNYMNQEGVLKNTGIERFMFRSNANYTKGRLKVAQTFSVSSTEKKPEQTSAGRSALEHAIKMPPYLTPYNASNLGGFQGTDIQLDGQDAENPVRVLEHTEISNKRVNLMGTLSAELELFQGFSIKGQGGIDYFNYNNDLFSPSYDDGSALARPTRSLIEKGYGSHAMMTLIGQATYNKQFGKHNVNAVAVVERIEKKNMNAGTSSFNEITNEIKNTTNTDLTGGSFTVDYGKLGYLGRINYDYDGRYLFAASYRRDASSRFGSNNRWAGFYSVSLGWNVLDEAFIPDSEWMSQLKLRGSYGSVGNDNIGDYRYSASIVSGNHSYVFNGANGVYQAFGTTAGNLPNPDLRWETTYMTNVGVDLGFFEDRLTLSAEYYKNESNDLLINVRQVSSIGGVNATQAKNAGSAQVSGFEFNLGIKNQEKALKWSTNLNISTMENIVNDLGGEILYEGYYENNGSILRTIEGEPLRHFYGYQTLGIFRSWEEIYTSPVQTSNTAPGDIKFKDISGPDGTPDGVIDHYDQTIIGNPTPDIVFGLNMDFSYKNFDLNIFFNGTYGNEIYNTTRWYLEGGQRFFNANPKMLDAWTPENPDSDVPRLSESGDNLRTSNRFVEDGSYLRLKNVTLGYTLPKKVLSKYISRCRFYVSGQNVFTVTKYSGLDPEVGAAAASGNNPAETGIDRGNYPTPLTIIGGLQLNF from the coding sequence ATGAACAATTATTTACTTAGAGTGGGTGTACCTCATAAAGTACATCTAATGCTTACTCTATTTTGCTTTCTTCTTTTTCCTAAATTACTCTGTGCTCAAGACTCACGAATTATTAAAGGAGTTGTAGTTGATAACAATAACAGCCTACCTCTTCCTGGTGTAAATGTTTATATAGTTGGAACTACCGTTGGAACAATCACCAACTTTGATGGGGAGTACTCTCTGGAAGTTCCTTCTGATAAAACTGAGCTAGGGTTTCGATATATAGGTTACATAGATCAAACAGTAACGATCGGCAACCAAAAGAAAATTGATATTTCTTTGAGTGAAGACGTGATGCAATTAGAAGAAATTGTTGTTGTTGGATATGGTACACAGGAAAGAGCTAAAGTAACAGGTGCAATTGCAACGGTTGATTCAGAAACGATTACTTCTACTCCTGTATACACTGCAGATCAGGCCTTACAAGGTAGAGCAACTGGTGTTTCTGTAACGAATAACGGTTCTCCAGGTAGTGACCCTATTGTACAAATTCGTGGTGTTATGGGTACAAGTGGAAATAACCCTCTGATTGTAGTGGATGGTATCATTGTACAAGGTTTAGGAGATCTGAACCCTGCTGATATTGAAACGATGTCGGTATTAAAAGATGCATCTACAACGGCAATTTATGGTGCTCAAGGTGCAAATGGTGTAGTTGTAATTACGACAAAGAAAGGAAAGTCAGGTGATATTAAAATCGATATCGATGGTTACCGAGGTGTACAAATGGTCCAAAAGCAACACGAGGTAATGGAAAGAGACGATTATATCAACTATTCTCGCATGTGGGGTAATGCAGCACAAGGAAGACTCGAAAATGAAAAATATGCTGATATCAGTAAATATAATACGAATTGGCAAGATGAGATTTTCCAAAATGGAATCATTGAAAACTACAATGTAGGCTTATCAGGTGGTGGAGAAAACACCAATTATAGAATTAGCGGTAATTACATGAATCAAGAAGGTGTGTTAAAGAACACTGGAATTGAAAGATTTATGTTTAGATCAAATGCGAATTATACGAAAGGCAGATTGAAAGTGGCTCAAACTTTTTCCGTTTCATCTACAGAGAAAAAGCCTGAACAAACAAGTGCTGGACGCTCGGCCTTGGAACATGCGATAAAAATGCCTCCGTACCTTACACCGTATAATGCAAGTAACTTAGGTGGTTTTCAAGGAACAGATATTCAGTTGGACGGACAAGATGCTGAAAACCCAGTACGAGTTTTAGAGCATACGGAGATATCAAATAAGAGAGTGAACTTAATGGGAACATTATCTGCAGAACTCGAACTATTCCAAGGTTTTTCGATCAAAGGACAAGGTGGTATCGACTACTTTAACTATAACAACGATTTATTCTCACCTTCTTACGATGATGGGTCCGCTTTAGCTAGACCAACAAGGTCATTAATTGAGAAGGGGTATGGTTCTCATGCCATGATGACCTTAATTGGTCAAGCGACCTACAACAAACAATTTGGTAAGCATAATGTAAATGCTGTTGCAGTTGTGGAACGTATTGAGAAGAAAAATATGAACGCTGGTACATCAAGTTTTAATGAGATTACCAATGAGATAAAAAATACAACAAATACAGATCTTACTGGAGGTTCTTTTACTGTAGATTATGGTAAACTTGGTTACTTAGGGCGTATCAATTATGATTATGACGGAAGGTACTTATTTGCTGCTTCCTACAGAAGAGATGCTTCGTCAAGGTTTGGTAGCAATAACCGATGGGCTGGATTCTATTCTGTTTCTTTAGGTTGGAATGTATTAGATGAAGCTTTTATTCCCGATTCAGAATGGATGTCTCAACTTAAGTTAAGAGGTAGTTACGGATCTGTTGGTAACGATAATATTGGCGATTATAGATATTCAGCATCTATTGTATCAGGGAATCACAGTTATGTTTTTAATGGTGCAAATGGGGTATATCAGGCATTTGGTACTACAGCAGGAAATCTACCAAACCCAGATTTAAGATGGGAAACCACTTATATGACGAACGTTGGTGTAGACTTAGGTTTCTTTGAAGACCGACTGACTTTATCTGCTGAATATTATAAAAACGAAAGTAACGATCTACTTATCAATGTTCGACAAGTATCATCGATTGGTGGTGTAAATGCTACTCAGGCAAAAAATGCAGGGTCAGCTCAAGTAAGTGGTTTTGAATTTAACTTAGGAATCAAAAACCAGGAAAAAGCACTTAAGTGGTCTACAAACCTTAACATCAGTACAATGGAAAACATTGTCAATGATTTAGGTGGAGAAATTCTTTACGAAGGGTACTATGAAAATAACGGTTCTATTTTAAGAACAATCGAAGGTGAACCTTTAAGACATTTTTATGGGTACCAAACTCTAGGGATCTTCCGTTCATGGGAGGAGATTTACACTTCACCTGTACAAACATCAAATACGGCTCCTGGAGATATTAAGTTCAAAGATATTTCTGGCCCTGATGGTACGCCAGATGGTGTGATCGATCATTATGATCAAACAATAATTGGTAACCCAACACCTGATATTGTGTTTGGTTTGAATATGGATTTCAGTTACAAGAATTTTGACTTAAACATATTTTTTAATGGTACTTATGGTAACGAAATCTATAATACAACGAGATGGTATTTAGAAGGAGGTCAAAGATTCTTTAATGCAAATCCTAAGATGCTTGATGCTTGGACGCCTGAGAATCCAGATTCAGATGTACCAAGATTAAGCGAATCGGGTGATAATCTAAGAACATCTAATCGTTTTGTTGAAGATGGTTCATACCTAAGACTAAAGAATGTGACTCTAGGGTATACACTTCCAAAGAAAGTATTATCAAAATACATTTCGAGATGTAGATTCTATGTCAGTGGCCAAAATGTTTTTACAGTGACAAAATACTCTGGTTTGGATCCTGAAGTTGGAGCTGCTGCTGCAAGTGGTAACAACCCAGCAGAGACAGGTATTGACAGAGGTAATTACCCAACACCATTGACAATTATCGGAGGATTACAATTAAACTTCTAA
- a CDS encoding DUF5060 domain-containing protein, with protein sequence MKNYLLFVLFILLNNSLSAQQVTGELKVWHTVTITFDGPDTYEKDPINPFLDYRLDVTFSNGKEQFVIPGFYAADGNAAETSADKGNKWRVRFTPNDIGEWSYHATFIKGKNCAVAEDVSSFQKVKLDGEKGNFHILASDKEGVDLRGKGRLKPSNTHYLQFEGTKEYFIKGGANSPEDLLGYFEFDGTPQKHRFEKHIPEWTDEDITWQNGKGKGIIGGLNYLSSKGINTVYFLTMNVMGDGKNVWPWTEEHERYRFDVSKLAQWEMVFSHMDKKGLVKHIITQETENECLLDMGYTGIQRKLYYRELVARFAHHPGIIWNMGEENGITHWSPVGQTEKMRIKMIEYMKGLDPYGNTIAIHTLPTEKDHDRTVTPLLGNKSLDGLSFQIHNLFHTYETTLKWREASESSGKKWVVWLDEIGPAGKGVLPDDFPAQQDTVRKEVIWANLMAGGGGVEHYFGYKYPHNDLNCEDWYTRDRIWDMTFYATDFFQKYLPFTKMKADNSLIDTKDSYCFALTGQVYCIYLKNGGQPTIDLSDAPFNFSVNWYNPRKGGELIKSKIKKVKGGQRVSLGASPTLDEDWVVLVRRIN encoded by the coding sequence ATGAAAAATTACCTTCTTTTTGTCTTATTTATCCTTTTGAATAACAGTCTATCGGCCCAACAGGTTACCGGTGAACTTAAGGTATGGCATACTGTTACTATCACTTTCGATGGACCAGATACTTACGAAAAGGATCCTATCAATCCTTTTTTAGATTATCGCTTAGACGTTACATTTTCGAATGGGAAAGAACAATTTGTAATACCTGGTTTTTATGCAGCTGATGGAAATGCAGCAGAAACTAGTGCGGATAAAGGAAACAAATGGAGAGTGCGCTTTACACCAAATGACATCGGAGAATGGTCTTACCATGCGACTTTCATTAAAGGTAAAAACTGTGCTGTTGCTGAAGATGTATCTTCCTTTCAAAAAGTTAAGCTCGATGGTGAAAAAGGGAACTTTCATATTTTAGCATCTGATAAAGAGGGAGTTGACTTAAGGGGAAAAGGTAGGCTAAAACCTTCTAATACCCATTATTTACAGTTTGAAGGAACAAAAGAATATTTTATTAAAGGAGGAGCGAATAGTCCAGAAGATTTATTAGGGTACTTTGAATTTGATGGAACTCCTCAAAAACATCGATTTGAAAAACACATTCCAGAATGGACGGATGAAGATATTACTTGGCAGAATGGAAAAGGAAAAGGTATTATTGGTGGACTAAATTACCTTTCTTCTAAAGGAATAAATACGGTATACTTTCTGACGATGAATGTAATGGGTGATGGTAAAAATGTTTGGCCTTGGACGGAAGAACATGAACGCTACCGTTTCGATGTCAGTAAACTAGCTCAGTGGGAAATGGTATTTTCTCATATGGATAAGAAGGGATTAGTAAAACATATCATCACACAAGAAACAGAAAATGAATGCCTATTGGATATGGGTTATACGGGGATTCAAAGAAAACTATATTACCGAGAATTAGTTGCAAGGTTTGCTCATCATCCAGGAATTATTTGGAATATGGGAGAGGAAAATGGAATTACGCACTGGTCTCCTGTTGGACAAACAGAAAAGATGCGTATTAAAATGATCGAATATATGAAAGGTTTGGATCCTTACGGCAATACTATTGCGATCCATACTTTACCTACTGAAAAAGATCATGATCGTACAGTTACACCTTTACTAGGCAATAAGTCTTTAGATGGGCTGTCATTTCAAATTCACAACTTATTCCATACGTATGAAACGACATTAAAATGGAGAGAGGCCTCTGAATCTTCGGGGAAGAAGTGGGTAGTATGGTTAGATGAAATTGGCCCTGCTGGAAAAGGAGTATTACCCGATGATTTTCCTGCTCAACAAGATACAGTCCGCAAAGAAGTCATTTGGGCAAACCTGATGGCCGGCGGAGGTGGGGTCGAACATTACTTTGGATATAAGTATCCGCATAATGATCTGAATTGTGAAGATTGGTATACAAGAGATAGAATTTGGGATATGACGTTTTATGCTACAGACTTTTTCCAGAAATATCTGCCATTTACAAAAATGAAAGCGGATAATAGTCTTATCGATACAAAAGATAGCTACTGTTTTGCATTAACAGGTCAGGTATATTGTATTTATCTCAAAAATGGAGGCCAACCAACTATCGATTTGTCAGATGCCCCGTTTAACTTTTCAGTGAATTGGTATAATCCAAGAAAAGGAGGAGAGTTAATTAAATCGAAGATCAAAAAAGTTAAAGGCGGACAAAGGGTTTCATTGGGAGCTTCTCCAACTTTAGATGAAGATTGGGTGGTTTTGGTGAGGAGAATAAATTAA